The DNA segment GCTCATTGTGAAATTGTTGCTGCTGCTTTGAAGGATTGTAATGTGAAGAGAACATGATGAtgagtgttttatttattagccTTTTTTAAAGACCAGGATGATCATTTAATTGCAGTAATTGTTTGTTTTACGATAAAACCTTACACATACATCCATTGTGTTTGTCGTTTGTGTACACACAGGtatttttgaaatattctattctagattttttttacgACACATTTGATAATACTGTATTGGAATTGAAATAATACGCCTCTCAATTGCTTTAGATGATGGGAGTGGCACAGATACATGTTACGTTTTTGGTGTAGAAatgatttatattatatatgagCCGATTACATTTTCTATAACACCACCTGACTATTAGCGCACAATTATGTGAAAATGATTCGAATTTGAATATATATTCtattaaaaaaaccaaaatcaGTTAAATTATTATGTCAGATAATAGTGCGTTCCTTTTATTGCAACAATGCAAAggaaattttcaaaaataagaaaaatgaaCTTTTGCCTTTGTTTTGTCACGTGACCACGTGACGTACTAGCAACATGGCGACTTCCTGTGAGAACGATGGCGCGTCAATAAGGAAAAGACGCCTGCGAGTTGGTTTAACAACCGAGGCGAAGTCTAGCgacggcagcagcagaaaagatgTGGCGAACACAGTTGAAGGGACCAAGAAAGAAAAACTTCAGCCTTTACAAACGGGGACTTTCTGGCTCACTCGTATTGTACTACTGCGCTCCGTCTCCTTTATTTACTGTGAGTATGGAATCcaatttcttttctcctttttggatttgctttattttttgccatAACCCCCCAGCATTAGTTTCCGTGGGTTCTCTCAGAAAGAATATAAATATATTACATATAATGTGGAAAATGTTAAATAATAGTAAATAAGATCCATAATTACCATTTTATGTCAACTATTTAATGACATTGTCATGGCTTTCCCATTGTTGCTTTTAAAGAAATCTTAATATGATTCTCCAATATTCCTTTTTCCTTTAGTTGTGGCGTTCACTGTCGCTTACAACCAGAATAAACAGCTGATTGGGGAAAACGGTCTGATGCCTTGCAAGAACTACCTCAATAGTGTCAAACGCTACGTGGGAGGAAAGATAGGCATGGCTGCTCTGGCCTACACACCCTCCATCTTCTGGTTCTTGGACTGGAGCAATATGGACGCCAACCTCGATGGCATTGCCTTGTTGGGAATGACCTTCTCTGGTTTTATTCTGGTGACGGGAATGGCGAATATGGTGATCATGGGTTCCTTGTGGGTGCTGTATCACTCCTTGGTCAATGTCGGACAGCTGTGGTAAGTTTTGGACTCACTCAAATTTTAATTGACTTTTTTATTGGTtggatacaaatatttttttattcctctgCAGGTACTCCTTTGGTAAGTTTACTTGATGATACTGTACCAGAACCTCCCCCATCAAACCATCCTCAATCCACATCGAGCTGAACTTGCAGTGATTGTTATTCTTTATCCAGGCTGGGAGAGTCAGTTGTTGGAAACGGGATTCCTGGCCATTTTCCTGTGTCCTGTGTGGACTCTGTCCCAAGTCCCCCGCCGCTGCCCCCCTTCTTTTGTCTGCATCTGGACTTTCAGATGGCTAATTGTCCGCATTATGCTTGGCGCTGTAAGTAAAACTTTCTTCCCTATACAAATTTAACCGGCTCcaatcaaaaatattttgtttatattacaGGGCTTGATTAAAATCAGAGGGGACAAATGTTGGCAAGACCTCACCTGCATGGATTATCATTATGAGGTTGATTGATTTTTCTCTGTGatgtaaaaaagtaaaattggaTTAGCCACTCTCATACATTTCTATTCAGAAATATTTCCCTTCTGCTCGCCATTTTCATTTCAGACCCAGCCCGTTCCAAACCCCGTGTCTTACTACATGCATCGTTCCCCTTGGTGGTTCCATCGCTTCGAGACTATGTCCAATCACTTCATCGAACTAATCGTCCCCTTATTCACTTTCCTGGGCAGACGAATGTGTATCGTCAATGGTGTGCTCCAGATCCTTTTTCAGGTAAAATTATTTCAACCACTAATACACCTCAGGCTGAATctttttagaatcgattattcCAGTACTTGTCAATCACATCATCCTTAAACAAACTATTGATCATTCCACGTCTAGGTCGTTCTGATAGTGAGTGGCAACCTCAGTTTTCTCAACTGGTTGACCATTGTTCCCAGTCTGGCCTGTTTCGATGACGCATCTTTGGACTTTTTGTTTCGCTCCGAAAGCGGGGCCAAGAAAGCCGTTTTGAAGATTCAAGATGAGGATAAAAATGGACAAACACCTGAAGCCACTAAAGGTATTTATGCTGTTGTCATTTACACTGAGggagtgcagtgtgaaaagtgAACTCAGATTTCACTGAAAACTGAAAACAACATTTACGTTATTTGGTATTGGATGCAGGAATGCGAGTCCGTCAGGTGGTCAATGTGTCTTTGGGCATTCTGATTGGCTGCCTGAGTGTTCCGGTCCTCATGAACCTACTGAGTCCCAGACAGGTGATGAACACCTCCTTTGACCCACTTCGCATTGTCAACACCTACGGGGCCTTTGGCAGGTACATTGTAGCAGTAATTATTTTAAAGAATGTATCTATATTTTGGGGTGCCTGACTTATCAACTTTCAGACCTGGACTGTTTTCACTCCAGTATTACCAAGGAGCGCACTGAGGTGATTTTTCAAGGCACTCTGAGTGAGGATCCAAAAGACCCGAAGGCAGTCTGGGAGGAATACCAATTCCTTTGTAAGCCAGGAGATCCTTACAGACGGCCGTGCCTCATTTCCCCGTATCATTACCGCCTGGACTGGCTCATGTGGTTTGCGGCCTTCCAGGTTCATTTTACAATTATGCAttcagtaatttttttttaagaccgtTTGATTAGTTTAAAAAAACTTCACGTTCCTGTTTCCCACAGACCTACGAGCAGAGTGAGTGGGTCATTCACATAGCAGGACGCCTGTTAGCTAACGATAGCACAGTTCTTTCGCTCCTGGACCACAACCCATTTCAAGACAGAGGGATCCCCAGGTATTGTGGGAGTCTGTTGATTTGTTGCAAaattatctttaaaaaaaaggtcTACGTACACAACAATAATCTATGTTCAATGCAATACTTGTCGGTTTGTAACAAGCATAAACAAGATGAGTATTAACTCCTAATTTGTCTACGTATCAGGTGGGTTCGAGGAGAACATTTTAGATATAAATTCAGCCAACCGGGCAGTACCAGTGCAGCTGAGGGTAAGTGGTGGCTACGAAAGCGCATCGGTGCCTACTTCCCTGCTGTGGACCTTGCAGCACTCAGGGGGTACTTCCAGTCCAGGGACTGGCCACACCCACATATATCAAAACGGAAAAACTAAGGACATCACCGACTTTGACACACagaggaggtaaaaaaaaaaaaggtcttcatCATATTGTAAAAGTTAGGTGTGAGAACCTGAATACATATGGGATCAACATTGTCCTggtttgtctttttgttttttaaacatatgCTGCATTTgaccaaaaaatgaaatgaacaaataagtcaaTTGAAACATACAGTAGTGGTCATGAACTGCAAAATATATTGCATAGAATGGAAATAAATGTTGTATATACGTGTACAAATATTACTGTGTGCAAAGGAGTTGGGCTTATTGATTTACAGAAAATGGACAACCTGtgagaatgttttcattttactATGTGCATTGTAAAAATAAGCGCAGATGATATTCTAAAATCAGTGCCAAAAATCTCATGGCAATTTTTTACATCAATAATTCGCATGTCAGCGTGAGGAATGCCTGTAAAGAATGAGGAAAATTAACATATTCTTTAAGGGTAATTAAAACCCTTACGAAAAAAACATGTAGTAACCATAACACACCAGCAGATGGTGctgaaagataaaaataaattccCAATTAATATTTGAACACTATACAATGTCTTTAATGCTATACGTATGTTTAAAGCCTGGAACAAAATGTGCAGTAAACAATCATTATAATGAAtcatattttaacattttgttCTTCCTCGTTTAGTCCAAACATTGTCTTTTCATCAGCGAAGGCGTCCTGACATAATATTTTACAGACCTTGTCCCAACAGGTAAGTTTGTGGCATATTACCTGTGCAACACATTGTTGCCAGTGTTGTTTAGTAAATAAGGTGTACAAACAGTTGCTAAATATTCACTGTCACGACATTGCTGAAATAAATCGCTCCTATGGGAAGCGGTTTAATTTCCTGGCTCGTCTCCCGAAGCGGCGCACAATGCGTAACCAACATTGAGGCAGATATGATGCAGCCTTGGATTTGTAGTGTTGCGATTTGTAATGATGCGCTTTTGAATTTTACATTAATCCCAAAAGCATGCAGCACTTTTGATGACATTTAATTCAATTGAGTGTGTAGTGCAACAAATTCAAATTATTCACAAAAGCGGGTGGGGACTGGTGAGGCAACTATACcgctattattattaaaattctATATTTACgcctagggggggggggggggagtttttTTCCTATGGACTTTCCCTTTAAGCCCCCAAGAGCGAGCATTCCTTCTTCACTCCAATCAGCAACACCagaaggaagagagagagataggGCTGTTTACATTTTGAAGCGCATCCTTCAGTTACAGTCGCTGCCAAATATTAGTTATTGGTTGTTTTGTTTGCGTCatataatttaaaatattttgggctgtgtttttttttcttttgctacgCGCGTCAGCCGAAATGATTTGGACGCGGGGGTGAACTTCAGCGTCTTCCTCGCAACGAGCTCCACTTCCACCAACCTGCAAGTGAACCAGAAGGAACACATTTACATCCTCGGTTTTGACttggttctttctttttttccctccgttACCACATGCTGTTAGCACCGATTGTTACCAGAGCCATGTCCAGGAAGAAGACGTTAAAGGGCAAAGCCACCTCCAGGAGTCCCAAAGGGTCGCCAGGTATGGGCAGGACGGGAAAAGGTCTGGCTGCAGGTGCCTCGCCGACCTCCGGACTGGTTTACCCCAGTAGACCGTCCATAAGCAGCAGTGGCGAGTTCTACGACATTGCCTTCAAGGTAAGCCAGTccatcaaattatttttttttttgcagaattaTGTGTGCCCCAATTAGCTGCCCTCATTAGTCACATAGATGTTGCTGGAAGattaaattgtttatttttgtatgttttttttttttttccgcataGGATTGCACTGTTTGAATTAGACCTAataatttgttcattttaaGTTTTGTCCCGCTGTACTGTTCAAAAGTCTTCGATCAGAGACTCTACACACTTCACTTTGCCATAGAACAGAAGTTTCTGCTTAGGCTGAAAGCAAAGGTGATTTTTTgggctttatttttattttattttttccaatttgatttttttggagTGTATGCAAATTCCTCACGGGAACCAGTAGTCACTTCACACTCTAATACTGTTTTAAGTGTTGCCCCCAAATCCTAATGTTTGCTTATTTCAAATTAGGCTCCATGGACTATCAGGAAAAAATTGCATTCAATCAATACTGCAGTCTAACCTCTTTGTGATActgagtacaaaaaaaagaacacagttttttttttttatattcttaGGTGATGCTCGTGGGAGATTCAGGTGTTGGAAAGACCTGTTTGCTGGTACGTTTCAAAGATGGAGCCTTTCTAGCTGGTAGCTTCATCTCCACTGTGGGCATTGACTTCAGGGTAAGTAGAAATTGAAGTGTACTTTTCAGTATATGAAGTAGCATTGAGAGCATGTAACCATTGTTCTGCCATATAAATAACAAGTCTTGCCATTTGTATTCCACCTGAGACCAGAGATAGACagctaacaacaacaaaagtattATCATCTACACAATACCCACAATACATTGTTGGAAATACATAATGTAGtatgtgttagagtggtgctcactctaacttattttgcaagaaccacacgggagacaattaagtcattttagacacattttaggcggagagtccattcgtcgctgtggAGGTCTAACTCTCGCCTCCCACAAGAGCgattttattaagagaaacagggtgggggtgagagtggactggacagagaagagaaagcccttgacctctagtcaaagcataacgggggatgttttacgacattgtgtaggatgggacaagctaggttatttattactggttacacaccaacataagcataaaactaatctagctaggttatttattactggttacatacatcccaacataatcatacgatcaagatagtttggaaaaccttgACAGTATGTTTTATTAATTACATGATTACCTAAAACAACATTGAAGCCTCTTCACATGCTGTGAAAGCTTTCAAGTAATTCATTCTAAAATGGGCTGTTTTGGTTTGGCTCCGCCCCCTCCTTTTTTGACCTTTTAGGTAATGAAAGAGATGGGAAATCAATGTGGAAATTCAACTTTTTCTATTTATCATCCCTGAAGGATAAAAGtgtcatttgaaaatgaattaaattgaTTGGGTCTGATGAGGACATTTTAACACACGTACCTGACAGCTGGGATATAAATGACAAATTTGCAATAAGAATCATTTTGTCTGCATGTCTGTTCCCCTCCTATGGCGTCTTCCCAAAATAAGCCAAGCAAATGTgatcaggcaaaaaaaaaaaaaagatggagcgCACTCATGCTAATAAGATTCCACGGGACAAGATCACCAGTGCAGAAGCTTATTTCTCCCCGTCTTGCATGGCCTACCTAATTCCTATCCTGTGGCTCGATTCTTAATTCTCTCAGTTGTAGGTGCGCAggattatatttttttcaagcccttaaaaaattcagtgatgTACTGGCTGACTGtctttgaggtcaaaggtttctaCAATCGTCGCTTCGTTTCCCTTTCCAACAGCTTTAATGACACCTTTGTTGAGTAGGTAACCATGACAACGCGATGAATATGTGGCTATATTATTCATCAGATTCTGCCTAATTTGGCTGACAGATggctcacagtttttttttttcccaagcttCATGGACGGAGGTCATCAGTCGAGAAAGAAACTGGTGACAACGCTAGCAGTCAGCGAGCTGTGACTAAAATTAGCTTGTGTTGACAACCTCGGGGTTGGTTCGTTGCGAATATTCTCGGCCTAATACCCGCTTTGCTTTACAAACTCTCTCAGTTCATTGCGCTCTGAATTTTGGAGTCATTCCAATTCAATCACAGTTGCCGAAGGAGGCCAAGCTGCTGTCGCGCgacaaggttcaaatcctgATCCGTACTCTTGACGTGGATGGGTtcagaaaaatattttgcataCACCATGGAAGCTTGAAATGTAAATACAGGCGTTATTAGCTCTTTCCTTGTTACTGTAGATATGAAATAAAACATGGGACTGTGCTCACCTGGCCTTCATAGATATGAAAATTGTTTTACTACTTGAGATTCAATCATGCGAAGGACTGTATGTTTATCCAGACGACTATAAAGTAGTCAGTGAGGTCATGGCACTCAGGTCTTTTCTTTGTATCACGCCAACAAAGAGTTATCATCTCGGTCTTCTTGGAAATAATGGGATTTTGGGTTCGACATTGAATTTTGTATACGCATTTGATCAtcctaataaataaattaaatacaaaccTTTCTGCGAGCATTCAAGCTACCAcggtcatttcttcaaacaaaaatgaaaatgaagcttTCGATATTTATAGTTATCTGTGCGGGGGTGGTGCTGCAAAAGAAATTCAAAGAATAGTGCTCCAATTTAATGATAACAGTGTGGCATaatctgccacacacacacaagtgacgGTGAGAATTTGGATGATAGATGGAATTTTCTCAACAGATTGAATTGAATGCGCCTCAGTAGTTTTTCACCAAAATATATTCAACACTCTCAATTTGTCTGGAGTAAACCAACCCCATAGCAGGATAAATCCTCCATTCTGTCATTTCGCTTTTTCTTAATCCACCTCCCATTGTGTGAAAACCTGATGAGAAAGTTTCAAAGAAACCTCCCAAAACAGTCACATGACCCTAAAACCTTATTTGCCTCAAACTGTGTCAGTCCTGCTGTATTTACCAaacaatatcaacaaaataCTGCAATGTGCTGCAGTAAGCACTGCTCAAGCTTGCCCATCATGGTGTACAACGGTGAGAGAACTTTGGCAGACATGTCCAATAAGATTTATCGCGCCAATGGGGAAACGTGTTAGCCGTATTCTTCAGATAATCCTGTCGTAACTCTAGAAATAATAAATGGCTTATAAGGGCACTATGGACTGCATGCTTAATAACACAAATACCCTgcgaaccagggctgtggacttggACTcgcggactcggactcgtcggactctgtcatttttgaccgagtccaccgagtccgccaataaaaaaaatacgttcaattttattttcatcatgctgctgagcagtggcgtagccaggaatttttccagaagGGGCgggcgcccacaggaaaaaaaatcaaacatcacccacgccgttcgctgatcgctaaaacaacatccgggtccgggaggcaaacggtgaatggataacgtcgcgcacatagaatagcgcaagcacattcgcgcaagaccgaaagaaaaaaacggcatgaaaatgaagaatcgaaaaagctcgattctttttcaaccggggcgcagggagtcctaaccgggccgccgccccggctcgccccggcttggctactccactgctgctgagaatgcacgtaggaatactgtccacagccctgtttgCTTGCAATGAAGACTAATTTAGTTTTTGCGTGCGCGCccacgcctgcctgcctgcgtgcgtgcacgtacaagacccagaatgccccgcgcgcagccaagatggaagaacccgggagcagcgagagaacactgttttgcctctagatttgggggggaaacggagcgtaagttacgatcaatgcggccacgttgagttgcacttaggctaatgtttacattatgtaccaatgtcaaggacgattgcgtcacccagcttatatcattgatgtctttcgatagttgtggggtcgtctaattatttgtgtttagataaatggctgagctataatggtgtaattaatgagtaaaacttgaaagtatctgtttattgtattcgtttatatgtttaataaagacaaagccatcacaaaactgttgtaattatttacattttgatctaaatcagccttgaataaagactaagcagtcacatgaattaacagaaaaaatggacagccggactcggactcggagcaaaaatccgaccgagtccgcaGCCCTGCTGCGAACAAACTCGTCATTCTATGTATACGATTAAtactattataatatatatatgataatattgtttttaaaaatggatttgggaatttttaaattacattttttttttatgttcagcatttttaataaataaataaataaataaataaataaataaataaataaataaataaataaataaataaataaataaataaataaataaataaataaagaggtCTTGCATTGCTATTATTGTACACCCAAATTGGTACAATTTAATTTATGACAGATTTGACCGTCGCGCATCACCGGCACACGGTTCGTTAAAATAAATCTTCATTTGTCAATAGCTCAAAGTGTTTTATTTACCAAGCAGATTTAGTGGCACTTAGTTTAGAAAGTCATTTAGTGTTTTACGATCTGCTTCATTCTTGGTGGTGTTGTGACActttgcttctcaaatagtggctgTTCCTAATCTAATAATAAATACCTTCGCCCAGTTCGCAGTTGCATCATTCATAAAAAGCTTTTGCTCCAATGTAGGTAGATTCCTCCTTTTACCACACTGAAAAGTAAACTATGCTacttttaataaaatgtatcctgttgctaaccaaaacaggagCTGCCACACTgatttcaaaaaaacaaaaggatgAAATCTGAATCTTTTAAATATAAAAGGCAATTCTAAAGATTTAAATTAAAATCTGAAGGTTTATCATCAGATACCATAACTGCAGCAATATCGTACTTAAGAGGGAATAAGTGTTTTGACCTCTTATGTAGGCAGACAAAGAAGCGGGGCAGTCTACTGAAATATTTCACAAAGGCTCAGGTTAAATACTTCAGTGACTGCATATAAATTGAATATAGAACAGAAAGGGAAGCGGTGGTGGAGAAAGGAGAGCAAGGCTGACAAATCCAGGACGAGTTGGATTAGTGCAAGAAGCACAATGAAAGCTGTTCGCAGCCAACTGGGGAAGCTCAGGAAGTTGCTAAGTGGTAAAAGGGCACTTGGTCATTGCGAttatggatttttgttttgggaCCAGATAAAAAAGGATTCTGCTCCTTATCAGAATCACTGACCCAGCCAGTGAACGTGGGCGATCAGAATTCGATTTTCTATTAAGCCTGTGGAGGAGCCACACTCTTCGTAGTTAGACAGCCAGACTAAGTGGGTAGTGATGTTATAGAGTTTCAGTTGAACgcaaggccaaaaaaaaaaaaaaagactttcttttattatttatttttatctgagCCATCTGTCTTTATCAAACAGTCTGCATTGTATTGTATACTTTTCTGTTTTGAATACATGGATTCATAGAAAATTATTGGGGGGGAAACGATGAAACAAAATCATTGTCGTTAATAAATATTCAGTCTGAAGTTCAAATATTAACAAGTGCCGaatcccaaaaaagtaaaagtaaaaaccttgccATAGCCTTAGGTGCCTAAAAATTCAAAGCCATTATATAAAATTCATACCTTTTACTTTGATTTATaatctaatctttttttttttacgtgcaaTTTTACAACGTACCGTTCAGGCTGTACCTGTACATAAAATGCCCCGCCCCCCAAAAAGCAATTCTCCTTAATGCTTAATGTTACTAACTCTTGTCATTATCTCATCAGCTTCCTTTCCTTCCAAACTATTTCTTTCATTatccttttaaaaataaaaaaaaccagCACCTACAGCAACAAGCACAATTTCAGTCCAAAGGACTTCATCATAAGTTATCGCCAACAGAAACCCCCCAAGCCCAAATCAGTCAAATCCCAAAATCTGCTCCAGAACAAAGAATCGTGCATACAATAAACATTCTTTCGCAcatcaaaatgcaaaatgtaccCCAGAAGAAGTTTCCTAAATCTTCACTCCAGGAAGTGAATTTTAAACCAGCAAGATTATTACACTGTGTTGTAAAAGATTCCCTCTGTGGCCCATTGAAAAGTCCCGATGCATATTCACGGGTATCACTAAGCCTCATTGGACAGGAATGAGGGTAGC comes from the Syngnathus typhle isolate RoL2023-S1 ecotype Sweden linkage group LG18, RoL_Styp_1.0, whole genome shotgun sequence genome and includes:
- the LOC133171354 gene encoding lipase maturation factor 1-like isoform X1 gives rise to the protein MATSCENDGASIRKRRLRVGLTTEAKSSDGSSRKDVANTVEGTKKEKLQPLQTGTFWLTRIVLLRSVSFIYFVAFTVAYNQNKQLIGENGLMPCKNYLNSVKRYVGGKIGMAALAYTPSIFWFLDWSNMDANLDGIALLGMTFSGFILVTGMANMVIMGSLWVLYHSLVNVGQLWYSFGWESQLLETGFLAIFLCPVWTLSQVPRRCPPSFVCIWTFRWLIVRIMLGAGLIKIRGDKCWQDLTCMDYHYETQPVPNPVSYYMHRSPWWFHRFETMSNHFIELIVPLFTFLGRRMCIVNGVLQILFQVVLIVSGNLSFLNWLTIVPSLACFDDASLDFLFRSESGAKKAVLKIQDEDKNGQTPEATKGMRVRQVVNVSLGILIGCLSVPVLMNLLSPRQVMNTSFDPLRIVNTYGAFGSITKERTEVIFQGTLSEDPKDPKAVWEEYQFLCKPGDPYRRPCLISPYHYRLDWLMWFAAFQTYEQSEWVIHIAGRLLANDSTVLSLLDHNPFQDRGIPRWVRGEHFRYKFSQPGSTSAAEGKWWLRKRIGAYFPAVDLAALRGYFQSRDWPHPHISKRKN
- the LOC133171354 gene encoding lipase maturation factor 1-like isoform X2 → MSDSCGWESQLLETGFLAIFLCPVWTLSQVPRRCPPSFVCIWTFRWLIVRIMLGAGLIKIRGDKCWQDLTCMDYHYETQPVPNPVSYYMHRSPWWFHRFETMSNHFIELIVPLFTFLGRRMCIVNGVLQILFQVVLIVSGNLSFLNWLTIVPSLACFDDASLDFLFRSESGAKKAVLKIQDEDKNGQTPEATKGMRVRQVVNVSLGILIGCLSVPVLMNLLSPRQVMNTSFDPLRIVNTYGAFGSITKERTEVIFQGTLSEDPKDPKAVWEEYQFLCKPGDPYRRPCLISPYHYRLDWLMWFAAFQTYEQSEWVIHIAGRLLANDSTVLSLLDHNPFQDRGIPRWVRGEHFRYKFSQPGSTSAAEGKWWLRKRIGAYFPAVDLAALRGYFQSRDWPHPHISKRKN